A single window of Streptomyces sp. NBC_00464 DNA harbors:
- a CDS encoding N-acetylglucosamine kinase, which translates to MESHRHAPGEYVLGVDSGGSGLRVALGTVGGDAPLGTAMCAEPVRTGPLGIDAAHLLDQLLPTARRLLARHGGGDRIAAAAIGAAGMATLGEQLRAELPAALADALGIRRLALAADAVTAYAGAVGQRPGAVVAGGTGLIALGTDLTQWHRADGWGHLLGDSGGGAWIGRAGLDAAMRAHDGRRGGSPALLARLEAVFGPAPELPGLLYPRTDRPAVLASFAPEVAACAAHDPVAGGILRDAAEHIAAAAAAVCPKAGADDAGYEVALTGGLFRMGEPLLMPLREEVARQLPHARAVPGSGDPLTGSLRIAQALATGGLRLPLHPTLLRVTVPTPESGRSPG; encoded by the coding sequence ATGGAGTCACACCGGCATGCGCCCGGGGAGTACGTCCTCGGGGTCGACTCCGGCGGTTCCGGACTGCGGGTGGCGCTGGGCACCGTGGGCGGGGACGCCCCCCTGGGCACGGCGATGTGCGCCGAACCGGTGCGGACCGGGCCCTTGGGCATCGACGCCGCCCACCTCCTCGATCAGTTGCTGCCCACCGCACGCCGGCTGCTCGCCCGGCACGGCGGCGGTGACCGGATCGCCGCCGCGGCAATCGGGGCAGCAGGCATGGCCACACTCGGCGAACAGCTGCGCGCCGAACTGCCCGCGGCCCTGGCGGACGCCCTCGGGATTCGGCGGCTGGCGCTCGCCGCCGACGCGGTGACCGCCTACGCCGGGGCGGTCGGGCAGCGGCCCGGCGCGGTCGTGGCGGGCGGCACCGGTCTGATCGCGCTGGGCACGGATCTCACGCAGTGGCACAGGGCCGACGGCTGGGGTCATCTGCTGGGCGACAGTGGAGGGGGCGCCTGGATCGGGCGGGCCGGCCTCGACGCGGCAATGCGCGCCCATGACGGGCGGCGCGGCGGCTCCCCGGCCCTGCTGGCCCGGCTGGAGGCGGTGTTCGGTCCGGCGCCGGAACTGCCCGGCCTGCTCTATCCGCGTACCGACCGGCCCGCGGTCCTGGCCTCCTTCGCTCCCGAAGTGGCCGCGTGCGCGGCCCATGATCCCGTCGCCGGGGGAATCCTCCGCGACGCCGCCGAACACATTGCCGCAGCGGCCGCCGCGGTGTGCCCGAAGGCCGGGGCGGACGACGCCGGGTACGAAGTGGCGCTGACGGGTGGCTTGTTCCGGATGGGTGAGCCGCTGCTCATGCCACTGCGCGAGGAGGTGGCTCGGCAGCTGCCGCATGCACGGGCAGTCCCCGGTTCGGGTGATCCGCTGACCGGTTCGCTGCGCATCGCGCAGGCCCTGGCCACGGGGGGGCTGCGGCTGCCGCTCCATCCCACCCTGCTCCGGGTCACCGTGCCCACCCCGGAATCCGGCCGCTCCCCGGGGTGA
- a CDS encoding uracil-DNA glycosylase translates to MTARPLNEVVEPGWAQALAPVAGRIAEMGDFLRAEVAAGRTYLPSGANVLRAFQQPFDEVRVLIVGQDPYPTPGMAIGLSFAVAPEVRQLPGSLENIYRELHADLGLPRPSNGDLTPWTRQGVLLLNRALTAAPRNPGAHRGKGWEEVTEQAIRALVARGTPLVSILWGRDARNLRPSLGDFPAIESAHPSPRSADAGFFGSRPFSKANELLARQGAQPVDWRLP, encoded by the coding sequence GTGACAGCGCGACCGTTGAACGAAGTTGTGGAGCCCGGCTGGGCTCAGGCCCTGGCCCCCGTGGCGGGACGCATCGCCGAGATGGGGGACTTCCTGCGTGCGGAGGTCGCGGCAGGGCGTACGTATCTGCCGTCGGGGGCGAACGTGCTGCGCGCGTTCCAGCAGCCCTTCGACGAGGTGCGTGTGCTGATCGTAGGTCAGGACCCGTACCCCACACCGGGCATGGCGATCGGGCTGAGTTTCGCGGTCGCACCCGAGGTCCGTCAGCTTCCGGGCAGTCTGGAGAACATCTACCGCGAGCTGCACGCGGACCTGGGGCTGCCCCGCCCGTCGAACGGCGATCTGACCCCATGGACGCGGCAAGGTGTGCTTCTGCTGAACAGGGCGCTGACGGCTGCGCCCCGCAACCCCGGCGCCCACCGGGGCAAGGGGTGGGAAGAGGTCACCGAGCAGGCGATCCGGGCGCTGGTCGCACGGGGTACCCCGCTGGTGTCCATCCTGTGGGGCCGCGACGCCCGCAATCTCCGGCCGTCGCTGGGGGACTTCCCGGCGATCGAGTCCGCCCATCCGTCCCCCCGGTCGGCGGACGCCGGCTTCTTCGGGTCGCGCCCCTTCAGCAAGGCCAATGAGCTCCTGGCCCGCCAGGGGGCGCAGCCCGTGGACTGGCGCCTGCCGTAG
- a CDS encoding WD40/YVTN/BNR-like repeat-containing protein, producing the protein MTDVLLTVGTRKGLFIGRRRGGAWEFGGPHFNAQAIYSIAIDKRAKAPRLLVGGDSAHWGPSVFHSDDLGETWVEPKQPAVKFPEFTGTSLERVWQLHPAGPEAPDVVYAGTEPAALFRSRDRGESFELVRPLWEHPTRSKWVPGGGGEGLHTVLTDERDPRAVTVAVSTAGVFRTADGGESWAPANKGVSAVFLPDPDPEFGQCVHKVSRDAVDPDRLYLQNHWGVFRSDDAGGHWTDIGAGLPSDFGFAVAAHPHRADTAYLFPINADADRVPAEHRCRVFRTTDAGNSWEPLSAGLPDGAHYGTVLRDALCTDDADPAGVYFGNRNGEVYASADDGDSWQQLASHLPDVLCVRAAAIEG; encoded by the coding sequence ATGACCGATGTTCTGCTCACCGTCGGCACCCGTAAGGGGCTCTTCATCGGTCGCAGGCGCGGCGGGGCATGGGAGTTCGGCGGTCCGCATTTCAATGCGCAGGCGATCTACTCGATCGCCATCGACAAACGCGCGAAAGCCCCCCGGCTCCTGGTGGGCGGCGACAGCGCGCACTGGGGCCCGTCCGTCTTCCACTCCGACGACCTGGGCGAGACCTGGGTCGAGCCGAAGCAACCGGCCGTGAAGTTCCCGGAGTTCACCGGGACATCGCTGGAGCGGGTCTGGCAGCTGCACCCGGCGGGCCCCGAGGCGCCCGACGTCGTGTACGCGGGCACCGAACCGGCCGCGCTGTTCCGCTCGCGGGACAGGGGCGAGTCGTTCGAGCTGGTGCGCCCGCTCTGGGAACACCCGACGCGCTCGAAGTGGGTACCGGGCGGGGGTGGCGAGGGGCTGCACACGGTATTGACGGACGAGCGGGACCCCCGGGCGGTCACAGTCGCCGTCTCCACCGCCGGGGTTTTCAGGACGGCGGACGGCGGCGAGAGCTGGGCCCCGGCCAACAAGGGTGTCTCGGCGGTCTTCCTGCCCGACCCCGATCCGGAGTTCGGCCAGTGCGTGCACAAGGTCAGCCGGGACGCCGTCGATCCCGACCGGCTTTATCTCCAGAACCACTGGGGGGTATTCCGCAGCGACGACGCCGGCGGTCACTGGACGGACATCGGCGCCGGCCTGCCCTCCGACTTCGGCTTCGCGGTGGCGGCACACCCGCACCGTGCCGACACGGCGTACCTCTTCCCGATCAACGCCGACGCCGACCGGGTACCCGCCGAGCACCGCTGCCGGGTCTTCCGGACCACCGATGCGGGCAACAGCTGGGAACCCCTGTCTGCGGGCCTGCCCGATGGCGCGCATTACGGCACGGTGCTGCGCGACGCGCTCTGTACGGACGACGCAGATCCGGCCGGCGTGTACTTCGGCAACCGCAACGGCGAGGTGTACGCGAGCGCGGACGACGGGGACAGCTGGCAGCAGCTCGCCTCGCACCTGCCGGACGTCCTGTGTGTTCGGGCGGCAGCCATCGAAGGGTGA